The Etheostoma spectabile isolate EspeVRDwgs_2016 chromosome 4, UIUC_Espe_1.0, whole genome shotgun sequence sequence AATACAGAGACCGCAGGCAACCCGATCCCAGCCTTCTTGCACTGGTAACTGTCCCAAACAGCTGTAGATCTTAAGATTTTACTAAAGTCTCTTTTGAAGAATGGCAGCATTCTGCTCCAACGTAATGACAGACCTCACTGCTCAGCATAGCCCagtccaaaataaaaaagtgttttaaattgcTAACATACCAAAATTACcaaagctatttaaaaaaacaaatgtagaaGTGGGTGAAACATATTCAGCTTTCACATCTAGTGAACTGGAGTCAACTCAACAATGATGGCATTTTAGACTTAAGACAGCAGCAACTTACACACACGCAGGCGTCTCCTCTAAGATCAGGAAACGGCATGTGCCGTGGAAGCAGAAATGACGGTGGGAGTCTGGACAGTCATCAAAATGAGACCGAACAGCTGCTGCCACAAACTCTGTGAAGTTGCAAGACAAGATATTGTTGAAATGTACGTAGGTTTTTGAAAGACCATGAATCACAAATATTTCCCAATGAAACCACTTACTAATATTTAGTTGGGGTGGCATGAAATGACAGTACTGTTGTTAACTACAACTGGAACACTTTAAGAACAATCACATCCTTCAGTGCATGAATTCTACCCTAAATTACAAAATCAAATATAATTCAAGTGCACTTAGTGCAAATACACAGCATGACACAGGTGAAAATCATAAATCTAAAAATAACCTAAGcctgcagagacctgaaacAACAGCATGTACTAAATCCTAAAGCTGACACCCACGCCACCAACGGTAGACTGAAGCCTTTTGTTACCAGTTGCGTGTGGATTTGTGGTGGCTTACAACTCTCCCTGTACCTGGGAGGGACAATTAGAGTCAAGAAAGGTCCTGGTGAGACACTGCAAACAAAAACCTCTGTCCATCAACTCACATTAGGACTCAAGAGCCAGCACACCCTTGCAGGCACATCCCCTCAGCGGAAATTAAATCcttaaatacagttttttttttgttttcaactaTCACAGTTTTTACTCTGACaaaactaaatgacaaaaatatcCAATTTAATGAACATTCAGACAAAACAGGACATTCCTTCCATGTAAGCTGTACAGTCAGACAAATTCCTACATAACTGATTCAAACTAAAGTCAGTGTTCCCCGTGCAGCCGAAACAGATGCACAGTGTTGCATTCAGGGTGGGAAGGAGGATGAGCATGCAGAGAGATAGCTGCATTACAGCCTTCGTCACACACTCCATTCCAACGGTAAATGGGCTTTTGGATTGCAGCCTACATGTATTGTCTCCTTCTTTCAGACTCTGTGAAAGCCCTCTGTTGTCCCTGAGGCAACTGCCTACCAACCCCTCTCCCGTTCCCTGTGATTTTGGCAGTCAAAAGCGAGGAACATAGATACAGAAACCAGCCTTTAGGTGCTTTTCAGATCATAATTCAATACTGTAGGTGCAGCTTTTATGATACTGCTGAATATACTGTTCATATATTCTGCTCATAATTGTTGCCCTCACTCACGCTAAGAGGATCAATTATCAGCGACTGCCACACTGTCTGCATGTGTTGATGCACTGCAGCTCAATGGGAAGCTTTACAGTGTTGTGAACTCCTGCTGTGAAGGCAACGCTGCAGTGAGAGTAGATCAAGGGCTGCAATGAGTAAATGTTTTATCTGAAATACGTTTTACTGGAGATGGCTTGACGAATCTGAGCCTGACTTTCCCCGGCATCTCAACATAACATGATTGCATTTAGACTTACTTTTAACTGGAGGGATGTTAGTTGCTGTAGTAGGTGCAATAGTTGTGGCAGTTGTGCTTCCGCTGCTAATTGTTGAGGTGTTCTGAGCAGCAGTGAAGTTTGTAGCGATGGAAATGCTGGCTTCAATAATTGTCGAATTGCTTGGTTCTGCTCCAAACATAAAGAGGGAACCTGCAGAGAGGAAAGAGCAACTGTTAACATATAATGTGGTCATAACctgaagaaaaaatatatagaaataaaaacaaatacatgcaGTAACGTAATATGAGTGTGGATCAAGGTCTTGAGAACATTTGGGAATGTGAAATACAGTTTTTCCTTTTCTGGAGATGGCTTGACAATGAGCTTCAACCTTTACTTGAAATACACCCACTGTGCTGAGACTTACTTTTAACTGGAGGGATGTTAGTTGCTGTGGTAGGTGCAAGAGTTGTGGTAGTTGTTCTTCCGCTGTTAGTTGTTGCAGAGCTGCTTGTTGAGGTGTTCGGAGCAGCAGTGAAGTTTGTATCGATGGAAATGCTGGCTTCAATAATTGTCGAATTACTTGGCCCTGCTCCAAATGTAAAAAGGGAACCTGCaaagaggaaaataaacaaCTTTTACTGTAGCTCTATAGAAATAACAATAAATCCCTGCAAGAATATAatatcaaaaatacaaaacatttactgtaaGCTCACCATTGAGTACCACAGACATACTAAATGTACCTATAGAATTATAAAAAGATATATATTACTGTATTGTGATGGAACAAGCTGAGACTCAGAGACTCAGTCTTCAGTGTGATATTGATGCTTCATTGAGTAACTGGTACCCAACAATAGTAACAGGGTCAAGCGTCCACTAAAAGGATAAGACCAAAGCACTACAAATACATTCAGCATGTCCTGTGATGGCCCACAATCACAACTACTGACTGGAACCAGctagtaaaaaaacaagaagggtGGTttgcttaaaaataaaaaatacattgtgaGAAGTATGATCTTTtttccttcacaataaaatgtataacCCAAAAATAACCCTTCaattgcaatatattgataACTAAAGCCCAACTATTAAGAATCAGTGACACCACAAAGGATAGACCAAACACCATCAAGCACAGTAAGGTTAAAACACCTTCAAATAATTATGGATTACCATAGACAAAACGCTTCAGATTTTGATAGCAGTGTTGTACTGATGGGCATTGTGAGTCATTAGCTAAGTGGTccagtgaataaaaaaatatgaaatgataTAATCGAATAGGTGACAATACTGAGGAACTGCAATCATGAATAACTACATGTATAGAAATGTTTCACATAGGCAATGTAGAAGGGAgacataaacacataaacatcaattaaaaataattatttcccCCCCCAGCTAAATTAGACACTCACCGCTAATGAGAAAAATAGTATCCCAGAAAATCCGAGTCATCATGACGACTTGTGATCTAAACTAAAGTAGGCTGAGTTCACGGGCAGCTTCTTTAAAATGCGGGCGTGTGCACACATTAGTCTTTAGTGTTGCAGCAGCGACCATCAGCACAGAAAACATTTAATCCTGTGATCGCAGCGCAGACCCGTCACATTTGATCGACTGGTGTAGAAAACTAACTGTGGTCGAGTTTCTTCTTTTCAGCCAAAAGCACGAGAGTCTCCAGCAGGCAGGATGTCCGAGCGTTTAACTTCACTGTGTTCAATTGAGGAAACTCGTGTAATCCTGTCAGAGGCTGGCCAATTAGACACAGAGATGgaggggtgtgggggtggtCTTAGTATCTGATTATTGAAATAAATCCATTTCAGTTAAGGGTAATCTGAAGGATATGTGCCCTAGCCTACTTCATAACCTTTTCTATTCTTTTAGCCATTAACATGACATAGCCGTATGCAACACactgaattatttaaaaaagaaatgcacttAAAATAAATTGACATTGTAGCAAACGTGCAGTTGCCACGTCTCCTTGAAACAACAAACAACGTGAAGTAAAAGCAATGTGGGATAAAGTGTAAATGtttgaaaattgtaattttttgtcATATTGCTATTTGATATTTTGCCTATTTTATATATGATAGTGTAACAGAGTTTTATACGTCTTACAGATGGTAAAACCCTTTGAGGCAAAACTGTTTGTTTTAGgctataaatacatttgaatagAAAAAAGTTACCTGATTTAAATGTTCTTTCTCACTggggttttaaaattaataaaaagttttgttttgtttattttcttccttTGAAGCTGTGAAGCCTAGCTTTGCTAGTCCATCTGTTTATTCATCTGTCTAACTGTTTGTGGTCCAGAGCGAGATATTTTAACAACTTGCCCAAGTCCCATAGAAATTCGATGTGGAAATGCATCACTCCAACAGATAATTTCTATGTTTTAGGTGATTCTCTGACCTTGTGTCAATACTGCCACTGAGCCTTTTATTAGCTTCATGAAAGCTGccttttttttaggaaaatgcAGCAGAGAAATGCTTCAAACGAAAAGACTAGGAAACACAACTGTGCACGTAGTGTTTCTTCTGACACTTGCTTACAATAACAGAAGTAGATTGTCCTAATAGCCAAAAAGAATCATCACCCTAATAGTCCCAATAtgtctccttttcctctttaaCATGTGGCCTTGTTAGCTCCACTGCTGTTGTAGAGGAGAGGTGCTAAAACATCCTCCTTAGTCATCTTCCTTTTTAACAACAGCTGACAATTATGCTACTTTTGCAATCTTATTTCTTTCTGTAGATAGGGAGGCTGGGGAATCAGGGGGGATGTGAATGTAGTCATCACCTCTCGTCAGAAACTGAAACTGAAGCTGCTGACTGATCCATaaagcattcttttttttaattgatcaaTATCATTCCTTCTACAACtacaacttttgtttttcagtttagtAACTTGTTTTGTGGATTGAACTTCAGATATTGAGATACACAAACAGAAGACAAAGACCAAGAGTGAGTAACATTCCAATCTAGCCCCATCTGCTGGACATAAACAAGTGAACACATTTACTTAGTCTGAATAGTAATTCAAAATCAAATTTTCTAATAATCTACATTATGTtacaaaaaactgtttaaaagaagagaatatattaacaaatacaaaataattaggACATAACAGTACAGTTTAGTCAAAATCTTCTCAAGTAGACACAAATTGTCCCAACATTTTCAAGATCACCGCATGTCAATGGGTTTGGGTAATTTATAATCTGCAAATTTGTTAAGGA is a genomic window containing:
- the tgfa gene encoding protransforming growth factor alpha yields the protein MMTRIFWDTIFLISGSLFTFGAGPSNSTIIEASISIDTNFTAAPNTSTSSSATTNSGRTTTTTLAPTTATNIPPVKSSLFMFGAEPSNSTIIEASISIATNFTAAQNTSTISSGSTTATTIAPTTATNIPPVKKFVAAAVRSHFDDCPDSHRHFCFHGTCRFLILEETPACVCHPGFVGMRCEHADLLAVVASNHRQQTVATVLVLCVIGSVLIMLLCTLLHCWWRQDCRRRSHAHHYVPEKHGASCHPSESVV